The following are from one region of the Falco biarmicus isolate bFalBia1 chromosome 1, bFalBia1.pri, whole genome shotgun sequence genome:
- the ABCG2 gene encoding LOW QUALITY PROTEIN: broad substrate specificity ATP-binding cassette transporter ABCG2 (The sequence of the model RefSeq protein was modified relative to this genomic sequence to represent the inferred CDS: deleted 1 base in 1 codon; substituted 6 bases at 6 genomic stop codons), whose product MNLRVFSSKGXYFQGKISFSFLSVQISLVSEKYLNSKRQSAYMTKMXFHYSLHFPDTXCLCIILGXIIEXMDINALXNCTDLTSLGDQDKRNAALESCWGFSKLQMFNMRWFHVGVRSMNWVCGSETLPPACSSDKVTNFSPSLLDILAARKDPHGLSGDILINGAPQPANFKCTSGYVVQDDVVMGTLTVRENLKFSAALRLPKSVKEQEKNERVNQIIKELGLSKVADSKVGTQFTRGVSGGERKRTNIGMELITDPDILFLDEPTTGLDASTANAVLLLLKRMAKQGKTIIFSIHQPRYSIFRLFDNLMLLAAGRVLYHGPAQHAIEYFQSIGYECEPYNNPADFFLDIINGDSTAVAMSKTNEINTAESTEECTEYDKTLAEKLAEKYSNSACYQETKAVLENISLGNRKKTKAVFRQITYANSFLHQLKWVSKRTFKNLVGNPQASIAQLCVTAFLGLVVGAIFFGLKEDSAGLQNRVGAMFFLTTNQCFSSISAIELFVVEKKIFIHEYISGYYRTSVYFISKLLADLIPMRTLPSIIFTCIIYFMLGLKPTVEAFFTMMFTLMMVSYTATSMALAIAAGQSVVAVANLLMTITFVFMIIFSGLLVNLTSIVSWLSWLKYFSIPQYGMTALQINELAGLNFCNITSNTNLISNYNYQQINQS is encoded by the exons ATGAACCTGCGCGTATTTAGCAGTAAGGGATAATACTTTCagggaaagatttctttttcatttctgtctgtgCAAATCTCCCTGGTTTCTGAGAAGTACCTGAATTCA AAAAGACAATCAGCGTACATGACAAAGATGTAATTCCATTATAGTCTGCACTTTCCTGATACATGATGTTTATGTATCATTCTAGGTTAAATTATTGAATGAATGGACATAAATGCCCTATGAAATTGCACAGATCTCACTTCCTTAGGAGACCAGGACAAAAGAAACGCAGCCCTTGAAAGTTGCTGGGGGTTTTCTAAACTGCAAATGTTTAACATGAGGTGGTTTCATGTAGGTGTTCGTTCCATGAACTGGGTTTGTGGTTCAGAGACCTTACCTCCTGCATGCTCATCTGACAAAGTAACCAACTTTTCTCCTAGTCTGCTTGACATTTTGGCTGCAAGGAAGGATCCCCATGGGCTTTCTGGTGACATTTTGATCAATGGAGCTCCTCAGCCTGCCAACTTTAAATGTACCTCTGGATATGTAGTACAG gatgaTGTGGTGATGGGAACCCTGACTGTAAGAGAAAATTTGAAGTTCTCAGCAGCACTCCGTTTGCCGAAGTCAGtgaaggaacaggaaaaaaatgaacgTGTGAATCAGATCATCAAGGAGTTGGGTTTAAGCAAAGTGGCAGATTCCAAG GTTGGCACCCAGTTCACTCGTGGGGTGTCCGGAGGAGAGCGGAAAAGGACCAATATTGGGATGGAGCTCATCACAGATCCTGACATCTTGTTTTTGGATGAGCCAACTACAGGACTCGATGCCAGCACTGCTAATGCTGTTCTACTGCTACTGAAAAG GATGGcaaaacaagggaaaacaaTCATCTTCTCCATCCACCAGCCTCGGTACTCCATATTCCGCCTGTTTGACAACCTAATGCTGCTGGCTGCGGGGAGGGTGCTGTACCACGGGCCTGCTCAGCATGCCATCGAGTACTTCCAGTCTATCG GCTATGAGTGTGAGCCATACAACAACCCTGCTGACTTTTTCCTGGACATCATTAATGGAGACTCCACTGCGGTGGCAATGAGCAAGACCAATGAAATTAACACAG CAGAGAGCACTGAAGAATGCACTGAATATGATAAAACCTTGGCTGAGAAGttagcagaaaaatattccaaCTCTGCCTGCTaccaagaaacaaaagcagtattggaaaatatttctttgggaaatagaaagaaaacaaaagcagttttccGACAAATCACGTACGCCAATTCCTTCCTTCATCAGCTGAAATGGGTGTCCAAGCGCACATTCAAAAATCTGGTAGGAAACCCTCAAGCTTCCATAGCTCAG CTGTGTGTTACAGCCTTCCTGGGACTGGTTGTAGGTGCCATTTTCTTTGGACTTAAAGAAGACTCTGCTGGACTACAAAACAG AGTGGGTGCAATGTTCTTTCTGACCACCAACCAGTGTTTCAGCAGCATCTCAGCTATTGAACTCTTtgtagtggaaaaaaagatatttat ACATGAATATATCAGTGGGTACTACAGAACATCTGTGTATTTCATCTCAAAGCTACTGGCTGATTTAATACCCATGAGGACTCTACCAAGCATCATCTTCACCTGCATAATTTACTTCATGTTAG GTTTGAAACCAACAGTAGAAGCCTTCTTTACAATGATGTTTACCCTTATGATGGTGTCCTACACAGCCACTTCTATGGCGCTAGCCATTGCAGCAGGACAGAGCGTGGTCGCTGTAGCAAACCTGCTCATGACTATCACATTTGTTTTTATGATT ATTTTCTCTGGGTTGCTGGTCAATCTCACAAGCATCGTGTCTTGGCTCTCCTGGCTCAAATACTTTAGCATCCCTCAATACGGAATGACA gcTTTACAAATCAATGAATTGGCTGGCCTGAACTTTTGCAACATCACTAGCAACACAAACCTAATCAGCAATTACAACTATCAACAGATAAACCAGTCGTAA